From Candidatus Poribacteria bacterium:
ACCCAACCGAAAGGAACACTAAAAAAATAATTCTTGGCATTGACCCGGGCATCGCAAATACTGGATACGGGGTGGTTGAATCTCACGCGAACCAACTTACCCCGCGCGACTTTGGAAACATCAGGACAAGCCCGGAAACAGCGTCAGAGGTGCGACTAAAACAAATTTACGATGCCGTAACCCATCTGATTGCAAAGTTCGCCGTTGAGAATATAGTACTTGAGGATATTTTCTTCAGCAAAAACGTAAGCAGCGCATTCGCCGTAGGTGAAGTCAAAGGGATCGTCAAACTTGCAGCCGCGAATGCGGACTGTCCCATTGCCTTGTATACACCAACGCAGGTCAAACAAGCGATTGTCGGTTACGGGAGAGCCACGAAATCTCAGATGCAAAAGATGGCACAGGCACTCCTTCAACTCAAGGAACCGCCTCGTCCCGATCACGCAGCAGATGCCCTCGCGCTCGCACTTTGTCATGCCCGTTCTTATAAAGTTCTTGAACTCCAAAAAAAGTATACACAGTAGCGCAGCGGATCTCTGTTTAAAGGAACGTTAGGATGATCTCTTATATCAAAGGCATTATCGTCCACAAAGAGACAAAACAGGTTATTGTAGATGTAAACGGCATCGGATATGCCATTGATGTACCACCGAGAGTTATAACGGATTTACCACCCATAGGCGATACCGTTACCTTCTATACATACTACAACCAAACTCGAGAAAATAAAATTACCCTCTACGGGTTCACCTCCAGAGATGCCTTGAGAGTTTTTGAATTGGCACTTACCGTTACCGGTGTCGGGCCCGCACTTGCACAAAACATCGTTGCGAGACTTTCCCCCACACAATTCCAGCGCGCCGTTCAGCGTGGAGATGCAACCACCCTCATGCGTGTCCCACGGTTAACAAAAGACATCGCCCAAGTCATCATCACTAAACTGAAAAAGAATATTATGAAAATGCAACTCGAAGGTGAGGCTGAACTCGGAGAGACGGGATCCCTAAATGTAGAAGTGATTAAAATGCTCGTCAATCTCGGCGCATCGGAACTCGAAGCCGAACAAGCCGTTGAAAAGGCACAGAAAGTACTTGGTGATTCTGCACAGCGAGAAAATTTAGTTGCGCAGGCACTCCGCTATATCCGAAATTAGTTTGAAAAAGTTTTCAGTTAATAGTTGTCAGTTTGCCTCGCAGTGAGAGTAATAAGAGATGTCGTGGCGGCCACAAGTGCTCTCTTAACTGATGACTTGTAACTATTACTAAAGTTTGGACAATGTTGTAAAGTTATGCTGCCTTGTCCAAAGGCAGGTGTGTATCCTCTTGAACACTCACCTTAATATCCTGCGAGTTTGTTTTTTCATTGAACTTAGCGAAAAATGACGACACCGCTATTTGCGATCGAAGATAAGCCACCCGCAAGCCTTGTGTGAGTTTTCTCGGACGATACCAATGAATGCCGAGATGTTGACAGACGTTCTGAACACTGATAGTTTTCTGTGTAGCATTCGGCAGTGTGAATATCAACTTCGTTAGACTCGCAGCGACAAAACTTAGCTGCACAAATCGATTGATACTTTTTCGAGATTTCAGCCGATAGGCATCAAATCCGAAGTGCTGTTTGACATCTCGAAAAGCTGTTTCTATGAGCCACCTCTTGCGATAGTATGTCGCAATCTGAGGTATCTCAAGCGTCAAATCTGTTGTAAAGACGCAGAAATACCGATACGGTTTTGATGCCTTCGGACGCTTACGAATAATGACGAGTCGAACATTCGCATCACACATCTTCGTCCGGACGACCTTTGAGGCAATCGAATACCTTTGACCGTCTATATCTGTGTCCTTATATCGGAGTCGGCGAATATCGAGACGGTCGCCATATTTTCTCGGTCGCCCGCGTTGACGGCGTTTCGTCGGTTTCGGTAAACGATAGAACACGGCATTAGATTTCGCACGACATAAGATATGATGTCCGAAACTCAATGCCATTGTAAAAACTTTTCGCCGTGCGAAGCCACGGTCAAAGATGATAAGTCCCGGAGGTATCTTTGAACAGATACGTTTCAACACCGCCTGACTTTTATCGCGAATCGACTGGGGCAGAATGAGTTTCACCCAGACGGGGAATAGATGCCACTGTGTCGCTGTCTGGCAAAGTAGACCTAACGCCCCAAACTCGTGTCCGTAATGAAACTTCGATTGATTCACGCGACGCTTTTGATAACTGAAGTTGCGGAAAAAATGCAATCCCCATTGTGCTATGCCTGTCTTCAGTGCCTTGGTCTCATCATAGACATAAACCCAATCGGTAAAATAGTGTTGGATGCGTCTGATGAGAACGCCAGCGACGGCATCGGCGTTCCATTTCCCCCGGGAAAGAAACTTCGGAAATGACCAATACTGCGTCTCTGACCCACTACATTGATAAAGGTCTGTCAGTGTCCCATTGCCTCTATTGGCGATGAAGCCAAAGATAAAGGCTTGAAAAAGAGCAAAGTTTTGTTGATTGAATAAATGACGAAAATCCGATAGAATACTTTCTAAGCAGAGAAGGAGGTTCATTTTTACGTTCCTTTCAAAACAAGCGTATGTTTATGAAAGGATACCTCTTTTTCTGCTTTCGCGCATCTTAATTTTTAAAATTGTCCAAACTATAGTAACTATTATAGGACGAAACAAAATGGACCACCACGAAATACCAGATTTCTCTGAGATGCAACATGAAGATGATGACTTTGGCTATAGCCTTCGTCCGGAGACACTGAGCGAATTTATCGGACAGGAACAAGCCAAAGAACAACTCCGCATTCACATTGAAGCTGCCAAAAAGCGTGGCGATGCACTGGAACACGTTCTACTCGTCAGTCCACCCGGGCTTGGGAAGACGACGCTTGCAAAAATTATCTCCAATGAAATTCAGAGTAACTTTAAACAAGCCATCGGGCCCGTCATGGAACGCCTTGACCTCGCCTCAACCTTGACAAATCTTGAGCGGACCGACATTCTCTTTATTGATGAAATCCACCAGATGAAAGGGCATGTGCAAGAATCGCTCTACCCTGCGATGGAAGACTATAAACTCGACTTAACGCTTGGTCAAGGACCCACATCAGATGTTGTCCAACTTCAACTCAAACCCTTTACGCTTGTCGGCGCGACGACACGTGAAGGATTGCTTGCCGGTCCCTTTCGAGATCGATTCGGTATCCGCATCCACCTCGACTATTACGAAGCAGAAGACATTCAACAAGCAATTCGTATTAATAGCGCGAAACTCAGCATTGATATCGATGAAGCCGCAGAATACGCATTAGCCTGCCGTTCTCGCGGCACGATGCGAATCGCAAATAAATTACTCGCCAACGTCAGAGACTATGCCCAAGTCAAAGGCAGCGGCACACTCTCACTTGAAATCGCAGAGGAAGCACTCGAATTCTTTCGCATTGATGAACGCGGACTAAATACACAAGATTATGCCTACTTTCAGACGCTTATTGAAAAATTCAAAGGACGCGCAGGGCTTAAAGCACTCGCTGTCGCCCTCAGTGAAGATGAACGCACTATCGCTGAGGTTTACGAACCTTACTATATCAAAGAGGGGTTTTTGATGCTAACACCGGGCGGACGTGTCGCTACAGATGCTGCTTATGCCTACTTTGACTATCCTGTAGGCACACAAACATCGCTGTTCCATTAGTTGTACATTTTGCTGACAAGGTTTCAAACCCCATCTACAGTTATGAAACTCACAGATTTCGATTACGATCTACCGCCCGACCGGATCGCGCAAAGTCCACTTCAACAGCGTGATGCATCACGACTTTTGGTAGTTGATCGCGATACCTGTGATTTTCATCACACTCAGTTTTCGCAGATTGCGGAATACCTACCGGACAATGCCCTGTTAGTCCTGAACGACACTAAGGTAATTCCGGCACGGTTAATCGGTAACAAAAGCAGAACCGGGGGAAAGATAGAACTCCTTCTTATTCGTGAAAAAGAGGCGGATATTTGGGAGGTACTCGCCAAACCGCGGCGGAACCTTCAAATCGGGACACAGATTGTATTCCGCAACGGAGTCTTGACAGCAGAAGTACTGGCAAAGCCAGAGAGTGGATACTGCATCGTCCGCTTCAACTACAGCGGTACGTTTTCAACCATTCTCGCCGATGTCGGCAATATGCCCTTGCCACCCTATATTCGTCGTCCACCGAATGCCGAAGATAAAGTGCGTTATCAGTCGGTTTACGCAACAACTGAAGGCGCAATCGCAGCCCCTACAGCAGGATTGCACTTCACACAAGAATTGCTGGAGGAATTGAAAGATAACGGGGTAGAAACAGCAACCCTAACATTGCATGTTGGACCCGGGACCTTCCAACCGGTGAAAGTGGAAGACATTCAGAACCACAAGATGCACGCTGAATATATTCACCTCACTGAAACAGAAGCGAACCGAATTCGCAGAGCACGCGAGGGAAGCACGAAAATTGTCGCCATCGGGACGACAGTGGTACGCTCTTTAGAAACGGCAGGGGCAACAGGGACTGTCCACCCTTATAGTGGCGATAGCGAACTTTTTATTTATCCGGGGTACCAATTTAACGTCGTAGATGCCTTGGTCACAAACTTTCATCTACCCAAATCAACCTTACTCATGCTCGTGAGTGCCTTCGCTGGACGAGACCTAATTCAGAAGGCATATCAAGAAGCACTTCAACACAACTATCGTTTTTATAGTTATGGCGATGCCATGCTGATCATTTAAAAAACAGAAGGAGAGATTTTATGGAAGCACTAACAGGTTTACTTGTTCCTTTTATCGCTATGGGTGCTATCATGTATTTTTTGCTATTTAGGCCCGAACAAGCCAAACGCAAAAGACATCAGACGATGCTGGAAAACCTGACCAAAGGCGATGAAATTGTAACAAATGGTGGGTTACACGGCAAAATCCTTGGACTCAGTAACGATAAGGACATTATTCTTATCGCCGTTGGAGAGTTGAACAACCAAGAGGTAAAAGTTCAAATCTCACGGAGTTCCGTTGCCTTTCTCAAAAAAGGAGGCGAACTTATCGAAGGCGAGTAGGTCCCAAACAAGACTCACGAATAATCGGGCTGCATCCACAACTGGTAGCCAACGCCTTCAGATGTTAGCGACACGATGTTATGCTGTTCTGGAGCTGCTAACACATCGTTGTTATACAACCGCACGCGTACCGTTTCCTCGCTATACGGTGAACTTGCGAACCGCTCATTTTCGGTACGCGTGATCTCAAAGACAGCACTCCCCGCCCCATCAAGAAACCTCTGGAAACAGATCGCCTCTTCCGGCGTAGGCATCCTGCGTGCATCACCTATCCCATCTGATGAAGAATTTTCCCAAATCCTGAGATGCGTCTCACTTTCATTTATTGACTCCCCAGCATCCAAAATAGCCGCTGCGGATTCTGAGTGAGATGGCACTTTGCACACCGCAATCTCAACACCGATTTCGCCTGCGAGAACCTCATAAGTTGTGTGATGTGGGATATAGCCTATACACGCCTCTCCATTGAAGACATCCGAACGTTCACCCAAAGCACCGTTTGCCTTGTTGCCGTTATGTCCCACCAATAAAGTACAGTGTCCACCTAACGCGATTAAAGCGACTTCGGTGTCATCAGAATGGTCAAAAAAGGTTGCTTCGGGAGTGAGATTAAGAATTCCGAAATGGAGTTTTGTGATGGCCATTTCGCCGGGTTTCACAATTTCGGTGTAGCCATCGGTAGGTGTGTAATTCTTAGATGCCGACATTGGATTGAAAATTCGATAGGTGTTCGACAAGACTCGCTAACGGAAGCCCAACGACATTAAAATAGCACCCCTCAATGCGTCGAACGAAAGCAGCACCCCGGCCTTGGATTCCGTAGGCACCTGCCTTATCTGACGCTTCCCCGCTCGCAATATAGGTGGTTATTTCGGCCCTGGATAACTCTCGGAAATAAACCTGCGTTGTCTCCGACCAGACACTGTTCCGCCCCGTTGCTGCGTCAATTAACGTCACGCCCGTCACAACCTCGTGGGAGTTACCACTAAGGTGTGTTAACATCGTTAGGGCATCCGCATCATCAGACGGTTTGCCGAGAAGTTCTCCATCCAGCGATACCAGCGTATCCGCCCCAATAATCACACCATCGTTGTGATCCTGAGCGACAGCCTTCGCCTTAATCAAAGCAAGTTCGCGCGTTATCTCACTCGCGGACTTGTTTGAATACATGCTAAGCGGGGGTTCCACAACATCGCTCGGACAGACCTCAAATGTTAGCCCGATCTGCGATAATAGAGAGGCACGTCGGGGAGACGCAGAGGCTAAAATCAGACGCGGGACTTTTAAAGTAGACGCGCGCGTTTGCATGTTATTTTAGGCTATACCACCGTGCATCCCGCTCATCGTGGATTTGCAACAGGTCTACACGGACCAGTTCCTGGAACGCTTTTTCAATACCCCTCTTTGAAAGCCCTATATTTTTAAGACGCTGGTCAGCCTCCGGTACGCGAAACCAGTCAGGCTTTTCACTCGAGGAATATTCTTTTTTGAAAACCCCTAAGACGCTATATAAACGCAAAGTCTTAGGCGGTAAACCAACAAGCGGATTAATCTTTGCAAAGGATTGAAGTGAACCATTTCGCATAGCTTCAGTCCATAGATAAGCAGAGTTATTCATACTTTGAATAACGTAGTTGTCTATGAATCGGTTACAAAAAACTACAAAAAACAACGTTAGGGCATTTTTTTATGTATATTCAACCGTTGTAACTCGTCATGATGCAGCAACCTCGCCGCCCAAGTTGCATTTGACAATATCTTAAACATCATGATAAACTTTACCAAATTTCAGACAGGACAGTGCGATATTGTTGCCTACAAATGAAAATCGTCTATCAGGGCGTTCCCTCCTACTTGGCACCTGCTTCGTTATTGCCATAATTTGCATCGTCTCCTATGCGGAACTCGTAATTACTTATATCCAAATCGGGTTTTTACAACTACCACCCGCAGTTATTGGGTTATTCTTCTTTCTCGTAATAGCGAATCGGTTGCTTGAAAAACTGAACGATCGACTCGGATTGTCCCCCCGCGAATTGATGTGCATTTACTGCATGATGCTTATCGCATCAATGATTTCATCGCGCGGTGTTATGGAGAAACTCATCCCCGCACTGATCGCAGTCAATTATTTCACCAACGAGACCAACAGTTGGGACACCCTCTTTTTCCCACACATAAAGCCTTGGTTGATTCCATTCTCTCCAGAACAGAAAGGACAAGCAGCTATCGCCATCAGTTTCTACAAAGGAATACAAACAGGCGACGCGATTCCGTGGCGAGCATGGGTGGAACCGCTGTTCGTCTGGGGTGTGCTTGTCTTTCTGGTATTCACGGCGTTTCTCTGCTTAGCAGCGATTTTACGTAAACAGTGGATTGAAAACGAGAAACTCTCTTTTCCACTGGTTTCACTACCGCTTGAGTTCGTACACGAGGGACGCGGCTTCCTTCGGAATCGCCTGATGTGGCTGGGGTTTGCGCTGCCCGCCTTTATCTTTACACTAAACGGAATTCATGAAATCTGGCCCCAAATCCCGAATCTTCCGCTGAGGTACATACTCAATCAATACTTCACAGAACGCCCCTTCAACGCTATGGTCTACACACCGATTTTTCTGTCCTTCGCGGCAGTAGGGTTCTTCTATCTACTCCCCACCCAACTCCTTTTCAGCCTGTGGTTCTTCTTTCTACTCACCCGGTTTCAAGATGTTGTCGCTGCGATATTTGGTTGGCGAGTAAGCACTATGCCGCTTTACCCAACCCGACTCTATATCGGTTACCAAGTTGCGGGGGCTTATATGGTACTCGTGGCTTCGTTCATCTACATGGGATTTCCGCATTTCCGACAAGTGTTTCGCCGGGCGTTCACTGCGACGGAAGCGGATGATCGCGAGGAACTTTTACCGTATCGCACAGCGGTTTGGGGACTCATCATCAGTATAATTCTTGCGATAGGATGGTGTTACACAGCAGGGCTGAATTTAGGCTTTGCAGCGTTCGAGATACTGGTTTATATCTGCATTGTTGCGGTGGTGATGGCGCGTAGCACCGCCGAAGGCGGCTTACTAATGACAGAAACGTCGTTCCGACCGTTAGATCTCTACCAACTCATTTCAACCAAAGCAGCACTCGGTGTGCAGAGTCTCACTGTGCTGTCGTTTCTTGATGCGATTTTCACCCGCGATCAGCGCGGATTAATCCTCACAGGTTTCTTGGATGGCTTAAAAATTAGGGATCGGGTAGGAATGTCCTATCGTTCGTTGTTGGGTGTGTTCGTGTTCGGCAGTATACTCGCATTCATAAGTGCAGCGGCAATCCATCTGTGGCTTCCTTACACCCACGGTGCTAACTATATGTATAGCTACACCTATCGCGGCAATCCGCTCTGGGCATTTCAGGACAATGTCGCAGCGATGGAAGGATTAGGCACGGATCTCCGCACAACAGGTGGACTCTTTTTTGGGATTGGCGTGCTTGTGACAACAGGATTAGTGATCTTGAGAATGCTATATTGGTGGTGGCCCCTGCACCCACTTGGGTACGCCTTATCGGCTTCGTGGACACTTATCGTGTTCTGGTTCCCTGTGCTAATTGCATGGGGCATCAAAACGCCACTTCTACGTTACAGCGGCATTCGGCAGTATCAGCGACTGCGACCATTTTTCTTAGGCATGGTTTTCGGGGAATTTAGCATGGCGGTTGTGTGGACGCTCATCAGTTGGGCGGCAAATGTTCCCGCACCGTTCTTTCCGTGGCCCTGAGCGTCCTTTCCAACACCAACTCACGCAGCACTCCGATTGCGCGCCGTGACTTCCCACGTGCCTCTACAATACCCATCGGTATCCACCAGATAGTAAAACGGATGCA
This genomic window contains:
- a CDS encoding Maf family protein encodes the protein MQTRASTLKVPRLILASASPRRASLLSQIGLTFEVCPSDVVEPPLSMYSNKSASEITRELALIKAKAVAQDHNDGVIIGADTLVSLDGELLGKPSDDADALTMLTHLSGNSHEVVTGVTLIDAATGRNSVWSETTQVYFRELSRAEITTYIASGEASDKAGAYGIQGRGAAFVRRIEGCYFNVVGLPLASLVEHLSNFQSNVGI
- the queA gene encoding tRNA preQ1(34) S-adenosylmethionine ribosyltransferase-isomerase QueA, which gives rise to MKLTDFDYDLPPDRIAQSPLQQRDASRLLVVDRDTCDFHHTQFSQIAEYLPDNALLVLNDTKVIPARLIGNKSRTGGKIELLLIREKEADIWEVLAKPRRNLQIGTQIVFRNGVLTAEVLAKPESGYCIVRFNYSGTFSTILADVGNMPLPPYIRRPPNAEDKVRYQSVYATTEGAIAAPTAGLHFTQELLEELKDNGVETATLTLHVGPGTFQPVKVEDIQNHKMHAEYIHLTETEANRIRRAREGSTKIVAIGTTVVRSLETAGATGTVHPYSGDSELFIYPGYQFNVVDALVTNFHLPKSTLLMLVSAFAGRDLIQKAYQEALQHNYRFYSYGDAMLII
- a CDS encoding Holliday junction ATP-dependent DNA helicase RuvA → MISYIKGIIVHKETKQVIVDVNGIGYAIDVPPRVITDLPPIGDTVTFYTYYNQTRENKITLYGFTSRDALRVFELALTVTGVGPALAQNIVARLSPTQFQRAVQRGDATTLMRVPRLTKDIAQVIITKLKKNIMKMQLEGEAELGETGSLNVEVIKMLVNLGASELEAEQAVEKAQKVLGDSAQRENLVAQALRYIRN
- the yajC gene encoding preprotein translocase subunit YajC, giving the protein MEALTGLLVPFIAMGAIMYFLLFRPEQAKRKRHQTMLENLTKGDEIVTNGGLHGKILGLSNDKDIILIAVGELNNQEVKVQISRSSVAFLKKGGELIEGE
- the ruvC gene encoding crossover junction endodeoxyribonuclease RuvC produces the protein MQKSPHPTERNTKKIILGIDPGIANTGYGVVESHANQLTPRDFGNIRTSPETASEVRLKQIYDAVTHLIAKFAVENIVLEDIFFSKNVSSAFAVGEVKGIVKLAAANADCPIALYTPTQVKQAIVGYGRATKSQMQKMAQALLQLKEPPRPDHAADALALALCHARSYKVLELQKKYTQ
- a CDS encoding transposase, which produces MNLLLCLESILSDFRHLFNQQNFALFQAFIFGFIANRGNGTLTDLYQCSGSETQYWSFPKFLSRGKWNADAVAGVLIRRIQHYFTDWVYVYDETKALKTGIAQWGLHFFRNFSYQKRRVNQSKFHYGHEFGALGLLCQTATQWHLFPVWVKLILPQSIRDKSQAVLKRICSKIPPGLIIFDRGFARRKVFTMALSFGHHILCRAKSNAVFYRLPKPTKRRQRGRPRKYGDRLDIRRLRYKDTDIDGQRYSIASKVVRTKMCDANVRLVIIRKRPKASKPYRYFCVFTTDLTLEIPQIATYYRKRWLIETAFRDVKQHFGFDAYRLKSRKSINRFVQLSFVAASLTKLIFTLPNATQKTISVQNVCQHLGIHWYRPRKLTQGLRVAYLRSQIAVSSFFAKFNEKTNSQDIKVSVQEDTHLPLDKAA
- a CDS encoding 5-deoxy-glucuronate isomerase, whose protein sequence is MSASKNYTPTDGYTEIVKPGEMAITKLHFGILNLTPEATFFDHSDDTEVALIALGGHCTLLVGHNGNKANGALGERSDVFNGEACIGYIPHHTTYEVLAGEIGVEIAVCKVPSHSESAAAILDAGESINESETHLRIWENSSSDGIGDARRMPTPEEAICFQRFLDGAGSAVFEITRTENERFASSPYSEETVRVRLYNNDVLAAPEQHNIVSLTSEGVGYQLWMQPDYS
- the ruvB gene encoding Holliday junction branch migration DNA helicase RuvB; translated protein: MDHHEIPDFSEMQHEDDDFGYSLRPETLSEFIGQEQAKEQLRIHIEAAKKRGDALEHVLLVSPPGLGKTTLAKIISNEIQSNFKQAIGPVMERLDLASTLTNLERTDILFIDEIHQMKGHVQESLYPAMEDYKLDLTLGQGPTSDVVQLQLKPFTLVGATTREGLLAGPFRDRFGIRIHLDYYEAEDIQQAIRINSAKLSIDIDEAAEYALACRSRGTMRIANKLLANVRDYAQVKGSGTLSLEIAEEALEFFRIDERGLNTQDYAYFQTLIEKFKGRAGLKALAVALSEDERTIAEVYEPYYIKEGFLMLTPGGRVATDAAYAYFDYPVGTQTSLFH